The Gemmatimonadaceae bacterium DNA segment AGAGTGGCGGATCGGTGGGGCATAACTAATCCTTCCGGCTGCGGGCCGTTTGGCTATCGGCGGCCGGCCGGGCCGGAAGAACGTGCCGCGGGCACTACAGCCGTCGGCTGGAGCGCCTGGTGGAAGATCTCGCGGCGGCAGTGCCGGAGTCAGGAGCCAACGTTGCGCTCGCCGCGCCTGCCTTACCGATCTGCCATCAGAGCACACACGGCTTTCCCGGTCCTTGTCGAATGTAGCCACATGAGACTACATTCTTGTACATGACCTCCGTTGGCATTCGTGAGCTGAAAAACAACCTCAGTCGCTACGTGCGCCTGGCCGGCGCGGGCAAACGGGTGATTGTCACCGACCGCGGCCGCGTCGTCGCTGAGCTGGTGCCGCCCGCCGCGGCGCGGCCAACAGTGTCGCGTTACGACGAGCTGATTGCGTCAGGGGTAATCCGCCCGGCGCTGGAGCAAGGCGATCCTCTTGCGGACTTCCCACGCTTGCGACTACCGCCAGGAACAGCCGCCACAATGATCGAAGAAGATCGTGGCGATGGCTAAGACGTCGTCGGGTAAGGAGACCCCTGCTCGCAAGGCAGCACGTGTAGCAGAAAGGCTGCGCGAGCCGACGGTGTACGTAGAATCGAGTGCTCTCCTGGCGGCGTTGCTGGAAGGTGACGCGTCGGCTATTCAAAGGATGCGTGCGGCGGACCGCCTGGTCACTTCGGCGCTGACGTTCGCAGAAGCAAATCGCGCACTGGCTCGTGCACGAGTTTCGGGCAGGCTCAGTGAAGCGGAGGAGCGCGACGCAATTCGTGGCTTGCTGACTTTTCGACGCCGATGCGAAATCGTCGATGTATCGGACGAAGTTCTGGTGCGGGCGGGTCGGCCATTTCCGATCGAGCCGATACGAACGCTCGATGCGATCCATATCGCGACTGCCGAACTGCTCGGCGAACCGCCTCAGGTGGTGATGTTTGTCACGCGCGACAAGCGAGTCTCCGAGAATGCGCGTTCGCTCGGCTATCTAATCGGCTAGAACTCTC contains these protein-coding regions:
- a CDS encoding type II toxin-antitoxin system prevent-host-death family antitoxin, which produces MTSVGIRELKNNLSRYVRLAGAGKRVIVTDRGRVVAELVPPAAARPTVSRYDELIASGVIRPALEQGDPLADFPRLRLPPGTAATMIEEDRGDG
- a CDS encoding type II toxin-antitoxin system VapC family toxin, whose product is MAKTSSGKETPARKAARVAERLREPTVYVESSALLAALLEGDASAIQRMRAADRLVTSALTFAEANRALARARVSGRLSEAEERDAIRGLLTFRRRCEIVDVSDEVLVRAGRPFPIEPIRTLDAIHIATAELLGEPPQVVMFVTRDKRVSENARSLGYLIG